A single Vibrio sp. YMD68 DNA region contains:
- a CDS encoding nucleoside-diphosphate sugar epimerase/dehydratase: MARLDFFWKLSRFNKRIISIFFDIVFIIGSFYAAYWTRIGHIKSLDDVSTRYVVLGTVLITIFAYIKLGLYRAILRYLTFHALAVLSLGTAISTVTVAVLAFYLDTTIPRSVPIIYGAFLCILSGGSRLTVRVLVAQVGSKGKRNVLIYGAGSAGRQLAFALRTSETHRVIAFIDEDSTLENTIMMGLKVNGITRADNLVEKHKISQVLLAVPSASRARRKEILDSLVHLPAEVLTVPDMQDIVEGKAQIDELKDVPIEDLLGRDSVAPQQALMESNIKNKVVMVTGAGGSIGSELCRQILINQPTVLVLFEISEFGLYQIERELLTLAKKENLTTEIIPLLGSVQRVHRLSTVMNSFKVNTVYHAAAYKHVPLVEYNVVEGVRNNVFGTYYTANAAIEAKVESFVLISTDKAVRPTNVMGTTKRIAELGLQALAEQENSKKNGTRFCMVRFGNVLGSSGSVIPLFKKQIEKGGPVTVTHPDIIRYFMTIPEAAQLVIQAGAMGKGGDVFVLDMGDPVKITDLAENLIQLSGLLIKNEENPYGDISIEFSGLRPGEKLFEELLIGEDVGKTAHERILTANEKFLPIEEYAQLIDSLDVACHDFDHTQIRQLLLDAPTDFNPTDGIGDLVWKAQQVI, encoded by the coding sequence ATGGCTAGGCTTGATTTTTTCTGGAAATTATCTCGTTTTAACAAACGAATAATAAGTATTTTTTTCGATATAGTATTTATCATAGGTTCGTTTTATGCAGCGTACTGGACTCGAATTGGGCATATTAAGTCCTTAGATGATGTATCAACTCGTTATGTAGTGCTAGGCACAGTGCTAATCACTATTTTCGCTTATATTAAACTAGGCTTGTATAGAGCCATCCTTCGTTATTTAACGTTTCATGCTCTTGCGGTTCTTAGCCTTGGCACTGCTATATCAACTGTTACGGTGGCTGTTTTAGCATTTTATTTGGATACAACGATCCCAAGGTCAGTTCCTATTATTTATGGAGCCTTTCTTTGTATACTTAGTGGCGGTTCAAGGTTAACTGTTAGAGTGTTGGTCGCTCAGGTAGGTAGTAAAGGGAAGCGAAATGTTCTTATATATGGCGCTGGTTCAGCAGGGCGTCAACTAGCCTTTGCTTTAAGAACCTCGGAAACTCATAGGGTTATTGCTTTTATTGATGAAGATTCAACATTAGAAAATACCATTATGATGGGGCTGAAGGTTAATGGTATAACAAGGGCTGATAACCTTGTTGAAAAACATAAAATTAGCCAAGTTCTACTTGCAGTCCCAAGTGCATCAAGGGCTCGGCGAAAAGAAATTTTAGATTCTCTTGTACACCTGCCCGCAGAGGTTTTGACGGTTCCTGACATGCAAGATATTGTGGAAGGAAAGGCTCAAATTGATGAACTTAAAGATGTCCCTATCGAAGATTTACTTGGCCGTGATTCTGTAGCGCCACAACAAGCCTTAATGGAATCAAACATCAAAAATAAAGTAGTAATGGTCACAGGAGCCGGAGGCTCGATCGGTTCAGAACTGTGTCGTCAAATTTTGATAAATCAACCTACAGTATTAGTGCTTTTTGAAATTTCAGAATTTGGTTTATATCAGATCGAGCGAGAGTTGTTAACTCTTGCAAAAAAGGAGAACTTAACTACTGAAATTATCCCTTTATTGGGGTCTGTTCAGCGAGTTCACCGTCTATCAACAGTAATGAATAGCTTCAAAGTTAACACTGTATACCACGCGGCTGCATATAAGCATGTCCCGCTTGTCGAGTATAACGTTGTTGAGGGTGTAAGAAATAATGTGTTTGGTACTTATTACACTGCGAATGCTGCAATTGAAGCTAAGGTTGAATCCTTTGTCCTAATCTCTACTGATAAAGCCGTGCGTCCAACTAATGTTATGGGAACCACAAAGAGGATTGCTGAATTAGGCTTGCAAGCTCTAGCTGAACAGGAAAACTCAAAGAAAAATGGTACCCGCTTTTGTATGGTACGCTTTGGCAATGTACTAGGCTCTTCAGGTTCAGTCATACCATTGTTTAAAAAGCAGATAGAAAAAGGAGGCCCAGTTACTGTAACCCACCCTGATATTATTCGATACTTTATGACAATCCCCGAAGCAGCCCAGTTGGTTATTCAAGCTGGAGCAATGGGCAAAGGTGGTGACGTATTTGTTCTAGATATGGGTGATCCAGTTAAAATCACTGATTTAGCAGAAAATCTTATTCAATTGTCAGGTCTTCTAATTAAAAATGAAGAAAACCCATATGGTGATATTTCCATTGAATTTTCAGGGCTTCGTCCTGGAGAGAAACTTTTCGAAGAACTATTGATTGGTGAGGATGTAGGTAAAACGGCACATGAGCGAATTCTTACCGCCAATGAGAAATTCTTACCTATTGAAGAATATGCTCAGTTAATAGATTCACTTGATGTTGCTTGTCATGACTTTGATCATACTCAGATTCGTCAGCTATTGCTTGACGCACCAACCGATTTTAACCCTACAGATGGTATTGGCGATCTGGTTTGGAAAGCTCAGCAAGTGATTTAG
- a CDS encoding GNAT family N-acetyltransferase has protein sequence MSELTIAVLPAIKVPLVNKLYKVHYPSGKAKKDEHIITASNRSSIIAMVRFRTIEQYRLLTGMLVIPEQREQGVGHALLNYCQDNELTSNDFCFAYDHLEGFYRAHQFEVVALDEMPNCLKNLYQRYVNSGRSLIPMQFQVDN, from the coding sequence ATGAGTGAGCTGACAATCGCGGTTCTCCCGGCAATTAAAGTCCCCCTGGTCAATAAACTCTACAAGGTTCACTACCCTTCAGGAAAAGCCAAAAAAGATGAACACATTATTACGGCCTCAAACCGCAGCTCTATTATTGCGATGGTTCGATTTCGCACGATAGAGCAATACCGCCTACTCACTGGGATGCTGGTGATTCCAGAGCAGCGCGAACAAGGTGTCGGCCATGCTCTACTCAACTATTGCCAAGACAATGAGCTGACGAGTAATGACTTTTGTTTTGCATACGACCACCTAGAAGGCTTTTACCGCGCTCATCAATTTGAAGTTGTTGCCCTGGATGAAATGCCCAATTGCCTTAAAAATCTTTACCAACGGTATGTGAATAGTGGCCGAAGTCTCATTCCTATGCAGTTTCAGGTTGATAATTAA
- the murB gene encoding UDP-N-acetylmuramate dehydrogenase yields the protein MKPMQSLSNANLGSYHTFAIEQYCDHLVEVSTQQQLLDVYQSAEWHALPKLMLGKGSNMLFTECYKGVVVVSRLMGIEVRESESAYHLHVNGGEDWPALVKWCVEQGYDGLENLALIPGCSGSAPIQNIGAYGVEFKDICEYVDILCLESHQIKRLSAKECLFGYRDSIFKHQWYKKAVVVAVGLELVKNWQPNIGYGPLKGFDKATVTAKQIFERVSQVRLEKLPNPEDVGNAGSFFKNPIVTQSHFESLQERFPEIVAYPAADEQGNPAMKVAAGWLIDQCGLKGAMVGGAQVHPNQALVIVNANNATADDVVLLAAKVRQSVCERYNIELEHEVRFMDANGETNLKAILQRKGLLERQA from the coding sequence ATGAAGCCCATGCAATCTCTATCTAACGCCAATCTTGGCTCTTACCATACTTTTGCCATTGAGCAATATTGCGATCACCTCGTTGAAGTGAGTACGCAACAGCAACTATTGGATGTCTATCAATCAGCCGAGTGGCATGCCTTACCGAAGCTGATGTTAGGTAAAGGCAGCAATATGTTGTTTACCGAGTGTTATAAAGGTGTGGTGGTGGTCAGTCGGTTGATGGGCATCGAAGTTCGCGAATCAGAGTCTGCGTATCATTTGCATGTTAACGGTGGGGAAGATTGGCCAGCGCTGGTTAAGTGGTGTGTCGAACAAGGTTATGATGGATTAGAAAACCTCGCGTTGATCCCTGGCTGTTCAGGCTCTGCACCGATTCAAAACATCGGAGCCTATGGCGTGGAGTTTAAAGATATCTGTGAATATGTGGACATATTGTGCCTGGAAAGCCATCAAATAAAGCGCCTCAGTGCCAAAGAGTGTTTGTTCGGCTACCGTGATTCCATCTTTAAACATCAGTGGTATAAAAAGGCGGTGGTTGTCGCCGTTGGGCTAGAGCTTGTCAAAAACTGGCAGCCTAATATTGGTTATGGCCCACTAAAAGGCTTTGATAAAGCCACGGTTACCGCCAAGCAAATCTTTGAGCGTGTCAGTCAGGTTCGATTGGAAAAGCTCCCAAACCCGGAAGACGTTGGAAATGCAGGCAGTTTTTTCAAAAACCCAATCGTGACTCAATCGCACTTTGAATCTCTACAGGAACGCTTTCCAGAGATAGTGGCTTACCCTGCCGCAGATGAACAAGGCAACCCAGCGATGAAAGTCGCAGCAGGGTGGTTGATCGATCAATGTGGGTTGAAAGGAGCCATGGTTGGTGGCGCTCAAGTGCACCCGAATCAGGCTTTGGTGATTGTGAATGCCAATAACGCCACCGCTGATGATGTGGTGCTACTCGCAGCAAAAGTGCGTCAGAGCGTCTGTGAGCGATACAATATTGAATTAGAACATGAAGTGCGGTTTATGGATGCCAATGGCGAGACGAACTTAAAGGCAATTCTACAGCGCAAAGGCTTATTGGAGAGGCAGGCATGA
- a CDS encoding acetyltransferase, which translates to MSRCAILGASGHGKVIADMVELSQIGSVEFFDERWPELTQIESWSVVGDTQKLLSSLSEYDSIFVAIGNNHVRKQKLDLLLKNGAKLPALIHPSAVVSKYCEIGDGSVVMAHATVNPFSRIGKGCIINTSSSIDHDCWLGDAVHISPGAHLAGGVNAGALSWLGIGCCVKQQIYIGQRVTVGAGATVVSDVMDDLTVIGTPAKPVIE; encoded by the coding sequence ATGAGTAGATGCGCGATTTTAGGTGCCAGCGGCCATGGTAAAGTGATTGCGGATATGGTTGAGCTTAGCCAAATCGGTAGTGTTGAGTTTTTTGACGAAAGGTGGCCAGAGTTAACACAAATCGAGAGTTGGTCGGTGGTTGGCGATACGCAGAAGTTACTTTCTTCGCTTAGTGAGTATGATTCTATTTTTGTTGCGATCGGAAACAATCACGTGCGAAAACAAAAGCTGGATTTACTGCTGAAAAATGGCGCTAAACTACCTGCCTTGATACACCCAAGTGCAGTTGTGAGTAAATACTGTGAAATTGGCGATGGCAGTGTGGTTATGGCTCATGCGACGGTTAACCCATTCTCCCGAATAGGTAAAGGGTGTATCATTAACACCTCATCAAGTATCGATCATGATTGTTGGCTTGGCGATGCTGTACATATTAGCCCTGGTGCGCATTTGGCTGGTGGCGTGAACGCTGGTGCATTGAGTTGGCTTGGTATTGGATGTTGTGTAAAGCAGCAAATTTACATTGGTCAGAGAGTTACTGTAGGCGCTGGTGCAACAGTTGTCAGTGATGTTATGGATGATTTGACCGTCATCGGAACCCCAGCAAAACCAGTTATAGAATAG
- a CDS encoding DUF6044 family protein, which translates to MIHSFKNRLPCRLEISFVQALGLGVLFILGTYLLPRLILGGDSYLIGHDFLDSAFLDLIHVANYSLNPNETGLIEQVMNGMPRYFLPSGANVTVWLLMVFEPYTAITIAELIVRLVGLIGMLLLLDEYVIKGRMWISLGVAICFALLPYYSVFGVSVSGQPILAWSFLNLVNKRKTILSLLLIASFPFYSSLALVGVFFISVLMLFIFGYALLHKRLPYFFILGLVLLSLSYIYVNYQLISYTLSENSIPSHRESFDLWYLSKPFSGSLELAFSMFTEGQYHAASKHLPILVFSVVALCLNARRQSPYKKSIGLLLGICALISLIYGLWYWNGIIFLKESFSILSSFNFSRFHFLTPMIWFAIFAMSLALLPKGRLFVFVITVCLGGQLAYQFWGGKNEIKINAKLAIYELLGRDVLHSSFNYTFEEDLYETVQEKIGRPQSDYRVVSIGFDPAVSQFNGFYTLDGYFVIYPLDYKNDFRRIISDELEVTPNLKEYYDKWGSRFYIFTRPPQNGKLYNLDLNFHELKKMGGEYIFSAYEIVDNPNVQLIELLISPISQRKFYLYSVE; encoded by the coding sequence ATGATTCATAGTTTTAAAAATAGATTACCTTGCAGGTTGGAAATTAGTTTCGTTCAAGCATTGGGGCTTGGCGTGCTTTTTATATTGGGAACTTATTTATTACCCCGACTTATTTTGGGTGGAGACTCTTATCTAATAGGGCATGACTTTTTAGACTCTGCCTTTTTAGACTTAATACATGTAGCAAACTATTCACTGAATCCCAATGAGACTGGTCTGATCGAGCAGGTAATGAATGGAATGCCTCGATATTTTTTACCATCCGGGGCCAATGTAACAGTATGGTTGTTAATGGTATTTGAACCTTATACGGCTATTACTATTGCTGAGCTCATAGTGCGATTGGTTGGACTGATTGGTATGCTTCTTCTTTTGGATGAGTATGTAATCAAAGGTCGCATGTGGATATCGCTTGGTGTTGCAATTTGTTTCGCACTATTGCCATACTATAGTGTTTTTGGAGTGTCGGTATCAGGGCAACCTATATTAGCTTGGAGTTTTTTAAACTTAGTTAATAAGCGTAAGACAATACTGAGCCTATTATTGATTGCATCGTTTCCTTTTTATTCCTCCCTAGCTCTTGTGGGAGTGTTCTTCATCAGTGTATTGATGCTTTTCATATTTGGATATGCATTGTTGCATAAGCGGCTACCCTACTTCTTTATTTTAGGGTTAGTTTTATTGTCCCTATCTTATATTTATGTTAACTATCAACTCATTTCCTATACGTTATCAGAAAACAGCATCCCTTCACATCGGGAATCTTTTGACTTATGGTATCTTAGCAAGCCTTTCTCTGGCTCTTTGGAGTTGGCTTTTTCTATGTTTACTGAAGGGCAGTACCATGCTGCTAGTAAACACTTACCTATTTTAGTATTCTCGGTTGTTGCTCTATGTTTGAACGCACGTAGGCAATCACCATATAAGAAATCAATTGGATTGCTTCTTGGAATATGCGCTCTGATTTCTCTGATTTATGGGTTGTGGTATTGGAATGGGATTATCTTTTTAAAAGAGAGTTTTTCGATTCTTTCTTCTTTTAATTTTAGCCGCTTTCACTTCCTTACCCCAATGATTTGGTTTGCTATTTTTGCAATGTCGCTGGCTCTGCTTCCAAAAGGTAGACTATTTGTATTTGTAATTACCGTGTGTTTAGGGGGGCAGTTAGCTTATCAGTTTTGGGGTGGTAAAAATGAAATCAAAATTAACGCTAAGCTTGCCATCTATGAACTTTTAGGTCGTGATGTCTTACACAGCTCATTTAATTATACTTTTGAAGAAGATTTGTATGAGACAGTGCAAGAGAAAATAGGTCGACCTCAAAGTGATTATCGGGTGGTGAGTATTGGTTTTGATCCCGCAGTCTCTCAGTTTAACGGGTTTTATACACTAGATGGATATTTTGTTATTTATCCCTTAGATTATAAGAATGATTTTAGAAGAATAATTAGTGATGAGCTTGAAGTAACCCCCAATCTTAAAGAATATTATGATAAATGGGGATCTCGTTTTTATATATTTACTAGACCACCCCAAAATGGAAAACTTTATAATCTGGATTTGAACTTTCATGAGTTAAAAAAGATGGGAGGGGAATACATTTTTTCAGCATATGAAATTGTTGATAATCCAAACGTACAATTAATTGAATTATTGATAAGCCCAATAAGCCAGAGGAAGTTTTATCTTTATTCCGTTGAGTAA
- a CDS encoding sugar transferase, whose protein sequence is MLKRLFDVFVSVSVLIVFSPLFAFLAFKVRRNLGSPILFEQTRPGLDGQPFKMIKFRTMRDAVDKEGNPLPDSERMTAFGNKLRNSSLDELPELWNVLKGEMSLVGPRPLLMQYLPLYSKDQACRHNVRPGVTGWAQINGRNAISWEDKFKLDTWYVDNQSFILDIKILFLTVKKVLVKEDISAEGHVTIEPFKGNRNE, encoded by the coding sequence ATGCTCAAGAGATTGTTTGATGTTTTCGTTTCGGTGTCTGTCTTGATTGTTTTTTCACCGTTGTTCGCTTTTTTGGCATTTAAAGTACGTAGGAACCTTGGCTCGCCAATCTTGTTTGAACAAACTCGCCCAGGGTTAGATGGTCAACCGTTCAAAATGATAAAGTTCAGGACGATGAGAGATGCCGTCGATAAAGAAGGTAATCCTCTTCCTGATTCTGAGCGAATGACTGCTTTTGGTAACAAACTTAGGAACTCTAGTTTGGATGAATTGCCTGAGCTTTGGAATGTACTTAAAGGAGAGATGAGCTTGGTTGGCCCTAGGCCTCTTTTGATGCAGTATTTGCCGCTTTACTCGAAAGATCAAGCGTGCAGACACAACGTTCGGCCTGGTGTGACGGGTTGGGCTCAAATCAACGGACGCAATGCGATTAGTTGGGAAGATAAATTTAAACTCGACACATGGTATGTTGATAATCAGTCCTTTATTCTAGATATCAAGATACTGTTTCTGACGGTAAAAAAGGTACTCGTCAAAGAAGATATTTCGGCGGAAGGGCATGTCACCATTGAGCCATTCAAAGGAAACCGAAATGAGTAG
- the birA gene encoding bifunctional biotin--[acetyl-CoA-carboxylase] ligase/biotin operon repressor BirA: MKEHRVKLAILQTLSQGGFHSGQDLGERLGISRAAISKHIKGIQAWGVDVFSVQGKGYQLSKPMQLLDEALLKSQVTTPLELVPIIDSTNQYQLDRVDQLQSGSVCIAEYQAKGRGRRGREWVSPFGSNLYLSIYWRLDAGMAAAMGLSLVVGVAIVEALEKIGIDGVKLKWPNDLYFEDKKLAGILVEMSGQAGAAANLVIGMGINLNMVNDGSHNHSDNHNHSQNHHQEVTQKITQPWVSLSEVCDAQSHSQTFDRNDLAVTLVNTLQSTLNDYELYGMTGFVERWNRLDNYLGRKVKLIMGSRVIEGISKGIDAQGAVLLETEQGVERFIGGEISLRNNETP, translated from the coding sequence ATGAAAGAGCATCGAGTAAAACTGGCGATATTGCAGACCTTGTCTCAAGGTGGCTTTCATTCTGGTCAAGATCTTGGAGAGCGGTTAGGCATTTCACGAGCGGCAATCAGCAAACATATTAAAGGCATTCAAGCGTGGGGTGTCGATGTCTTCAGTGTGCAAGGCAAAGGCTACCAGCTGTCTAAACCGATGCAGTTACTGGATGAGGCATTACTCAAGTCTCAGGTAACGACACCACTGGAGCTGGTTCCGATCATCGATTCAACCAATCAATATCAGCTCGATAGAGTGGATCAGTTGCAATCAGGGTCGGTGTGTATCGCTGAATATCAAGCCAAAGGACGTGGTCGTCGTGGCCGCGAATGGGTCTCGCCGTTTGGCAGTAATCTCTATCTCTCTATTTATTGGCGATTAGATGCGGGTATGGCAGCAGCGATGGGGCTGAGTCTCGTTGTGGGTGTTGCTATTGTTGAAGCCTTGGAAAAAATCGGTATTGATGGCGTAAAACTCAAGTGGCCGAACGATCTTTACTTTGAGGATAAAAAACTGGCGGGTATTTTGGTTGAAATGTCTGGTCAAGCAGGCGCGGCAGCTAACCTTGTGATCGGTATGGGCATTAACCTGAATATGGTCAATGATGGTAGCCATAACCACAGCGACAACCACAATCATAGCCAAAACCATCACCAAGAAGTGACCCAAAAAATAACACAACCCTGGGTCAGTTTATCAGAGGTGTGTGATGCTCAATCTCATTCTCAAACTTTTGACCGAAATGATCTGGCGGTTACTTTGGTCAACACCTTGCAAAGTACATTAAACGATTATGAGTTGTATGGGATGACAGGGTTCGTTGAACGCTGGAACCGCTTAGACAACTATTTAGGCCGTAAGGTGAAGCTGATTATGGGCTCACGTGTAATTGAAGGTATATCGAAAGGTATCGATGCCCAAGGAGCAGTACTGCTTGAAACCGAGCAGGGCGTTGAGCGCTTTATTGGTGGTGAAATTTCATTACGCAATAATGAAACACCGTAA
- a CDS encoding Wzz/FepE/Etk N-terminal domain-containing protein, translating into MHGHPSKKAVSNAPSPRVPSYFLSNDELDVNKIIKAFWAGKFVILVSALLFGLLATVYAFNKPNVYRSSATVMTLYDPHFFAELQGNYLGTRDLSMELKVAPENILSDVSFSRDNRNGLYIVSKESTDPEEAFLAVSKFTKEVNKTYKNQQLEGLNITVGVTKKLLKAQDGAVASKLTDLHATQLFKQAILQNPESKLVAVVSAPTKPSSPIQPRRKFMVALGILVGGGIGVAIVLLRFIFRREER; encoded by the coding sequence ATGCACGGCCACCCCTCTAAAAAGGCAGTTTCTAATGCCCCTTCTCCACGAGTTCCAAGTTATTTCTTGTCTAATGACGAACTTGATGTGAACAAAATAATTAAGGCTTTTTGGGCTGGAAAGTTCGTTATTTTGGTTTCTGCTTTGTTGTTTGGACTTTTAGCTACAGTCTATGCCTTTAATAAACCCAATGTATATCGCTCTAGTGCAACTGTTATGACTCTATACGATCCTCATTTTTTTGCTGAACTTCAAGGCAATTATTTAGGGACAAGAGATTTATCGATGGAACTGAAAGTTGCCCCAGAAAATATTTTGTCCGACGTTTCATTTAGTCGTGATAATCGCAATGGTCTTTATATTGTGTCAAAAGAGTCGACTGATCCTGAAGAAGCATTTCTTGCCGTTTCTAAATTCACTAAAGAAGTGAACAAAACGTACAAAAATCAGCAACTTGAAGGCTTGAATATTACAGTTGGAGTAACTAAGAAATTGCTGAAGGCTCAGGATGGAGCTGTGGCTAGTAAGCTTACAGACTTGCACGCAACGCAACTCTTCAAACAAGCTATATTACAAAATCCCGAATCAAAGCTCGTCGCAGTAGTTTCTGCGCCGACAAAGCCTTCATCTCCAATTCAACCTCGACGTAAGTTTATGGTTGCTTTAGGTATATTGGTAGGAGGAGGGATAGGGGTTGCTATAGTCCTACTACGATTCATCTTTCGTAGAGAAGAACGCTAA
- a CDS encoding DegT/DnrJ/EryC1/StrS aminotransferase family protein — protein sequence MLNTPFSPWPQYTQEEADAVSRVLLSNKVNYWTGSECRDFEKEFASWIGCQHAVTLANGTLALDVALKALGVQAGDEVITTPRTFLASASSIVTSGAIPIFADVDLNSQAISATTIEPVLTSKTKAVIVVHLSGMPAEMDDIMALSEKHGFYVIEDCAQAHGAKYKGKSVGTIGHIGAWSFCQDKIMTTGGEGGMVTTNDEQLWQRMWSYKDHGKSYDAIYSQEHPPGFRWLHYSFGTNWRMTEMQAVIGRIQLKRMHFWTLKRQENANKISGAISEFDLVRLVNVPEHIEHAQYKYYFFVRPEQLASGWTRDRIVEEVSNRGVPIYQGSCSEVYLEKAFDNTSWQPETRLRNARELGETSLMLLVHPTLKDDEIEKTCSVLRAVLSRAIAPKLLG from the coding sequence GTGTTAAACACCCCTTTTTCTCCATGGCCACAGTATACGCAAGAAGAGGCGGATGCGGTTAGTCGCGTTTTACTCTCTAATAAGGTGAACTATTGGACGGGTAGCGAGTGCCGAGACTTTGAGAAAGAGTTTGCGAGTTGGATTGGTTGTCAACACGCGGTAACTCTCGCCAATGGGACATTGGCTTTAGATGTGGCACTAAAGGCATTAGGTGTTCAAGCTGGTGATGAAGTGATTACAACACCTAGAACATTTCTGGCTTCAGCTTCTTCGATTGTAACCTCAGGTGCTATCCCTATTTTCGCTGATGTTGATCTGAATAGTCAGGCCATATCAGCAACAACTATCGAACCTGTACTGACCTCTAAAACAAAAGCGGTGATTGTCGTTCACCTTTCAGGTATGCCAGCTGAAATGGATGACATCATGGCATTGTCCGAAAAACATGGATTCTATGTGATAGAAGATTGCGCGCAGGCACATGGCGCTAAGTACAAAGGAAAAAGCGTTGGTACCATTGGTCATATTGGAGCTTGGTCATTCTGCCAAGATAAAATTATGACTACCGGTGGTGAAGGTGGGATGGTGACTACTAATGATGAACAGCTTTGGCAACGGATGTGGTCGTACAAAGATCATGGTAAAAGCTACGATGCGATCTATAGCCAAGAGCACCCACCTGGTTTCCGTTGGCTGCATTATAGCTTTGGTACCAACTGGCGAATGACTGAAATGCAAGCGGTTATTGGCCGGATCCAATTGAAGCGAATGCATTTCTGGACACTAAAAAGGCAGGAGAATGCCAATAAGATCTCTGGGGCGATCTCTGAGTTTGATTTAGTCAGGCTGGTGAACGTGCCGGAGCACATTGAACACGCGCAATATAAGTATTATTTCTTTGTTAGGCCTGAACAATTAGCTTCGGGATGGACACGAGATCGTATCGTGGAGGAAGTCTCCAACCGCGGTGTTCCTATTTATCAAGGAAGTTGTTCTGAGGTTTACTTAGAAAAGGCATTTGATAACACCTCTTGGCAACCAGAAACGAGATTAAGAAATGCCAGAGAATTAGGTGAGACAAGTTTAATGCTATTAGTACACCCAACACTTAAGGATGACGAAATTGAAAAGACTTGCAGTGTTCTCAGAGCCGTTCTATCGAGAGCTATAGCACCAAAGTTACTAGGTTGA
- the pssA gene encoding CDP-diacylglycerol--serine O-phosphatidyltransferase, producing the protein MMVNRNPFNRLPTLALEPENFSVLYSAQAFRTRIVKAIQEASKRIYLVALYLEDDEAGREILTELYKAKQKNPDLEINVCVDWHRAQRGLIGAAPSETNAAMYQSFAEQYEHKIPVYGVPVRGREVFGVLHLKGFIIDDEVIYSGASLNNIYLHYQDRYRFDRYHVLKQPALADSMVRFIRESLIDHPAVNNLASDEKPATKDIKVEIRQLRALLAQAKYEFEHQPVSNEQIAITPLVGVGKRRNRLNNSINQLLAAAKDEIFICTPYFNFPRSVAKEVKKAIKRGVKVTIVVGDKTANDFYISPEEAFKTIGGLPYLYEMNLRRFAKANEAHIASRQLSINLWKHDSNSFHLKGIWVDKRYMLLTGNNLNPRAWNLDLENAILIQDHYNHLTEQFELEVENILQHTEMICAYRQLEKIEHYPDPVQKLIRKIMRVKADRVLKQIL; encoded by the coding sequence ATGATGGTCAATAGGAATCCATTCAATCGACTGCCAACCCTTGCACTAGAGCCTGAAAATTTTAGCGTTCTGTATTCAGCGCAAGCGTTTAGAACTCGCATAGTAAAAGCGATTCAAGAGGCAAGCAAACGGATTTACCTTGTTGCTCTTTATTTAGAGGATGATGAAGCCGGTCGTGAGATCTTAACTGAGCTGTATAAAGCCAAACAGAAAAACCCAGATCTAGAAATCAATGTGTGTGTCGATTGGCACCGAGCACAGCGTGGGTTAATTGGCGCTGCCCCTTCTGAAACCAATGCAGCCATGTACCAATCTTTTGCTGAACAATATGAACATAAGATTCCTGTGTATGGCGTTCCTGTTCGCGGCCGAGAAGTGTTTGGGGTTTTGCATTTAAAAGGATTTATTATTGATGATGAAGTGATTTATAGCGGCGCAAGCTTAAATAACATCTACCTGCATTATCAAGATCGTTACCGATTTGACCGCTACCATGTATTGAAACAACCTGCGCTAGCTGACAGCATGGTGCGCTTTATACGCGAATCGCTCATCGACCACCCAGCAGTCAACAATCTTGCTAGTGATGAAAAACCGGCAACCAAAGATATTAAAGTTGAAATTCGTCAGTTGCGTGCGTTACTCGCCCAGGCCAAATATGAATTTGAACACCAACCTGTCAGTAATGAACAGATTGCCATTACCCCTTTAGTCGGCGTGGGGAAGCGACGTAATAGACTAAACAATAGCATCAATCAATTACTGGCTGCCGCCAAAGATGAAATATTCATCTGCACGCCTTACTTCAACTTTCCACGCAGTGTGGCAAAAGAAGTTAAAAAAGCGATCAAACGCGGTGTAAAAGTAACGATTGTGGTGGGTGATAAAACCGCAAATGATTTCTACATTTCACCAGAAGAGGCGTTCAAAACCATTGGTGGGCTGCCTTATCTGTATGAAATGAACCTTCGCCGCTTTGCTAAAGCTAATGAAGCGCATATTGCGAGCCGACAGCTTTCTATTAACTTATGGAAGCACGACAGCAACAGCTTCCACTTAAAAGGGATTTGGGTCGATAAGCGTTACATGCTGCTCACAGGCAACAACCTCAACCCAAGAGCCTGGAATCTCGATCTTGAAAACGCGATTCTGATTCAAGACCACTATAATCACCTCACTGAACAATTTGAGTTGGAAGTAGAGAACATCTTACAACACACCGAAATGATTTGTGCTTATCGCCAACTTGAAAAGATAGAGCACTACCCAGATCCTGTTCAGAAACTGATTCGCAAGATTATGCGCGTTAAAGCGGATCGGGTGTTGAAGCAGATATTGTAA